A single Tenacibaculum sp. 190524A02b DNA region contains:
- a CDS encoding NADP-dependent isocitrate dehydrogenase: protein MTKMAKIMYTKTDEAPALATRSFLPIVKAFTKSSNITIETKDISLAGRILANFSDYLTEEQRVEDTLAFLGELAKKPEANIIKLPNISASVPQLKAAIKELQTLGYALPDYPEEVINDEDKAILARYNKVKGSAVNPVLREGNSDRRAPKAVKNYAKKNPHSMGVWNSDSKTHVATMDDGDFAHNEKSTTLEYATDVKIVHIDSNENTTTLKEKVSLLEGEVIDASVMNKKKLITFLEEQVKDAKDKNVLFSLHMKATMMKVSDPIIFGHAVKVFFKDLFTKHGKTFEEIGVDVNNGFGNLLSNLNELSNDKKAEILTDIEEIYANNPDLAMVNSDKGITNLHVPSDVIIDASMPAMIRTSGQMWNKEGNTQDTKAVIPDSSYAGLYQETIDFCKKHGAFDPTTMGTVPNVGLMAQKAEEYGSHDKTFQISSNGKVQVIDAENNILLEHNVEEGDIWRMCQTKDAPIQDWVKLAVTRAKATGAPAVFWLGKNRAHDAEIIKKVEKYLPNHDTTGLEIKILSPVDATKYTLERVKDGKDTISVTGNVLRDYLTDLFPILELGTSAKMLSIVPLMNGGGLFETGAGGSAPKHVQQLTEENHLRWDSLGEFLALAVSLEHLGEVNSNKKALILAEALDEATDKLLDNRKGPSRKTGELDNRGSHFYLAMYWAQALANQDKDNELKSEFTSIAEKMTSSEKNIVEELNKVQGVPAEIGGYYEPNDKLADSIMRPSKTLNTILESI from the coding sequence ATGACTAAGATGGCTAAAATTATGTATACAAAAACGGATGAAGCTCCTGCTTTAGCTACACGTTCGTTTTTACCTATTGTAAAAGCTTTTACAAAATCTTCAAATATCACCATAGAAACTAAAGATATTTCTTTGGCTGGTCGTATTCTTGCTAACTTTTCAGATTATTTAACAGAAGAACAACGCGTAGAAGACACGCTAGCTTTTTTAGGTGAATTAGCAAAGAAACCAGAAGCTAACATTATTAAATTACCTAATATCTCAGCTTCAGTACCGCAATTAAAAGCTGCTATAAAAGAATTACAAACTTTAGGGTACGCATTACCAGACTATCCAGAAGAAGTTATTAATGATGAAGACAAAGCCATTTTAGCTCGCTATAACAAAGTTAAAGGGTCTGCAGTAAACCCTGTATTACGTGAAGGAAATTCAGATCGTCGTGCTCCAAAAGCCGTAAAGAATTACGCCAAGAAAAACCCTCATTCTATGGGTGTATGGAATTCAGATTCTAAAACCCATGTAGCTACAATGGATGACGGAGACTTTGCCCATAATGAAAAGTCAACAACACTTGAATATGCTACAGACGTCAAGATTGTTCATATCGATTCAAATGAAAACACTACAACACTTAAAGAAAAAGTTTCCCTATTAGAAGGTGAAGTAATTGACGCTTCTGTTATGAATAAAAAGAAGTTAATTACATTTTTAGAAGAGCAAGTTAAAGATGCTAAAGACAAAAACGTGTTATTTTCATTACACATGAAAGCCACTATGATGAAAGTATCTGATCCTATTATTTTTGGACATGCCGTTAAAGTATTCTTCAAAGATCTATTCACTAAGCATGGTAAAACTTTTGAAGAAATTGGTGTTGATGTAAATAATGGTTTTGGAAATTTATTAAGCAACTTAAACGAACTTTCTAACGACAAAAAAGCTGAGATCCTTACAGATATTGAAGAAATATATGCTAATAACCCAGATTTAGCAATGGTTAATTCCGATAAAGGAATCACCAACCTACATGTTCCATCTGATGTAATCATTGACGCTTCTATGCCAGCTATGATTCGTACTTCAGGGCAAATGTGGAATAAAGAAGGTAATACTCAAGACACTAAAGCTGTAATTCCTGATAGTTCTTATGCTGGTCTATACCAAGAAACCATAGATTTCTGTAAAAAACATGGAGCTTTTGATCCTACTACAATGGGAACCGTACCTAATGTTGGCTTAATGGCTCAGAAAGCTGAAGAATATGGATCACATGACAAAACTTTTCAAATTTCTTCCAATGGAAAAGTTCAAGTAATTGACGCTGAAAACAATATTTTACTTGAACATAATGTTGAAGAAGGTGATATATGGAGAATGTGTCAAACTAAAGATGCTCCAATCCAAGATTGGGTAAAATTAGCTGTAACTAGGGCTAAGGCTACTGGAGCTCCTGCTGTTTTTTGGCTAGGAAAAAATAGAGCTCACGATGCTGAAATTATTAAAAAAGTAGAAAAATACCTACCTAATCACGATACTACTGGTTTAGAAATAAAAATATTATCTCCTGTTGATGCTACTAAATATACCTTAGAAAGAGTCAAAGATGGTAAGGATACTATTTCTGTTACAGGAAATGTATTACGTGACTACTTAACTGACTTATTCCCTATTCTTGAGTTAGGAACTTCTGCTAAAATGCTATCAATCGTTCCTTTAATGAATGGAGGTGGTTTATTTGAAACTGGTGCTGGTGGTTCTGCTCCTAAACATGTACAACAATTAACTGAAGAAAACCACTTACGTTGGGATTCTTTAGGTGAATTTTTAGCTTTAGCTGTATCTTTAGAACACTTAGGTGAAGTTAATAGTAATAAAAAAGCACTAATATTAGCAGAAGCTCTAGACGAGGCTACTGACAAATTATTAGACAACAGAAAAGGACCTTCAAGAAAGACTGGTGAGTTAGACAATAGAGGTTCTCATTTCTACCTAGCCATGTATTGGGCGCAAGCATTAGCCAATCAGGATAAAGACAATGAACTTAAATCAGAATTCACTTCTATAGCTGAAAAAATGACTAGTAGTGAAAAAAATATTGTTGAAGAGTTAAATAAAGTGCAAGGAGTTCCTGCTGAAATAGGTGGATATTACGAACCTAATGACAAATTAGCAGACTCTATTATGAGACCTAGTAAAACATTAAACACTATTTTAGAAAGTATCTAA
- a CDS encoding outer membrane beta-barrel protein, with the protein MKKLLLVAMMAFGFAMNAQDGQFNVGANFGLPIGTTGDVSSFVLGAEVNYLFEVSDDFKVGPSVSYNYFFGKDLDTNVGGNLGGLLNGLVNQLTESLGVSGDSSYMPIAAAARYNVSEAFVLGADLGYAIGISPSANNGGFYYRPMVGYNVAEKIMIQATYSGVSTDGSTASNIGLGVMFGL; encoded by the coding sequence ATGAAAAAACTTTTATTAGTTGCTATGATGGCATTTGGATTTGCTATGAATGCACAAGACGGTCAATTTAATGTTGGAGCTAACTTTGGTTTACCAATCGGAACTACTGGAGATGTTAGTTCTTTTGTTTTAGGAGCAGAAGTTAACTATTTATTTGAAGTTTCTGATGACTTTAAAGTAGGACCATCTGTATCTTACAACTATTTCTTTGGTAAAGATCTTGATACTAACGTAGGTGGAAATTTAGGAGGTTTGTTAAATGGTTTAGTAAACCAATTAACTGAATCTTTAGGAGTTAGTGGAGATTCTTCTTATATGCCTATCGCTGCTGCTGCTAGGTATAATGTTTCTGAAGCATTTGTATTAGGGGCTGATTTAGGATATGCTATAGGTATTAGTCCAAGTGCAAACAATGGTGGTTTTTATTACAGACCAATGGTAGGTTATAATGTAGCAGAAAAAATCATGATTCAAGCTACTTACTCAGGAGTTTCAACTGATGGAAGTACTGCATCAAACATTGGTTTAGGAGTTATGTTCGGATTATAA
- a CDS encoding site-specific tyrosine recombinase — MNWQQAIKDYIYYLKIERGLAKNSIESYQRDLKKLQIHIESSENTPTPIIISSSILKEFIYDTSKKITARSQARLISSLRGFFDFLIFEDYRKDNPMDLIESPNIGKKLPDTISKEEVDNLIAAIDLSHPQGERNKTIIETIYSCGLRVSETINLKLSDLFFEDEYIRILGKGNKYRFVPIHTTTIKRLEFYINEIRSSITPKKEDEDILFLNRRGNRLTRQMIFIILKNLAAKINLSKKIGPHTLRHSFATYLLQNGADLRVIQQLLGHESITTTEIYVHVDKEYLKSIVLNYHPRSEMFKSKNKR; from the coding sequence ATGAACTGGCAACAAGCTATTAAAGACTATATTTATTATCTTAAAATTGAGCGAGGCCTCGCTAAGAATTCTATTGAGAGCTATCAAAGAGATTTAAAAAAATTACAAATACATATTGAATCATCAGAAAACACCCCTACTCCAATTATAATATCTTCTAGTATATTAAAAGAATTCATTTATGATACTAGCAAAAAAATTACAGCTCGAAGCCAAGCTAGATTAATCTCAAGCCTAAGAGGTTTTTTTGATTTTTTAATTTTTGAAGATTACAGAAAAGATAACCCCATGGACTTAATTGAAAGCCCCAACATTGGAAAAAAACTACCAGATACCATAAGTAAAGAAGAGGTAGATAATTTAATAGCAGCTATAGACTTAAGTCACCCTCAAGGAGAAAGAAATAAAACTATTATTGAAACCATATATAGTTGTGGATTAAGAGTTAGTGAAACTATCAACCTAAAACTTTCTGATTTATTTTTTGAAGATGAATATATAAGAATACTTGGAAAAGGAAATAAATATCGTTTTGTTCCAATTCATACTACTACTATTAAAAGGCTAGAATTTTATATTAATGAAATTCGTTCTTCTATTACTCCTAAAAAAGAAGATGAAGATATTCTGTTTTTAAACAGAAGAGGAAATCGTTTAACTAGACAAATGATTTTTATAATTTTAAAGAATTTAGCAGCTAAAATTAATTTATCTAAAAAAATTGGCCCGCATACTTTGCGTCATTCTTTTGCTACTTACCTACTTCAAAATGGTGCAGATCTTAGAGTTATTCAACAGTTATTAGGTCATGAAAGCATTACTACAACTGAGATTTATGTACATGTAGATAAAGAATATTTAAAAAGTATTGTTTTAAATTACCACCCAAGAAGTGAGATGTTTAAGAGTAAAAACAAAAGGTAA
- a CDS encoding DUF4199 domain-containing protein produces MENQTNNKSIILNYGLILGFISILPGIVKYAIGGDFLEEDMVTGSIGIIASIALVVLAIKKCKSNNNGFLSWGEGLKIGMGVVVISMIISLCYLLIFTNLIEPNFKQLAIEKTEQQWIESGMSDEQIEISRDMVSKYFNLSLFGSIVIMSLFFGFIISAISSAIMKKTEETDF; encoded by the coding sequence ATGGAAAATCAAACAAACAACAAGAGTATTATTTTAAATTATGGTCTAATTCTAGGTTTCATCTCTATCCTTCCAGGAATAGTAAAATACGCTATAGGAGGAGATTTTTTAGAAGAAGATATGGTAACTGGCTCAATAGGAATAATAGCAAGCATTGCACTTGTTGTTCTGGCTATTAAAAAGTGTAAGTCAAATAATAATGGTTTTTTAAGTTGGGGAGAAGGCTTAAAAATAGGTATGGGTGTTGTAGTTATAAGTATGATTATAAGTTTATGCTATTTGTTAATTTTCACCAATCTTATAGAACCAAACTTCAAACAATTAGCCATTGAAAAAACCGAACAACAATGGATTGAATCTGGTATGAGCGATGAACAGATAGAAATATCTAGAGATATGGTAAGTAAATATTTTAATTTATCGCTTTTTGGAAGTATAGTAATCATGAGTCTATTTTTTGGATTTATAATTTCAGCTATATCAAGTGCTATAATGAAAAAAACAGAAGAGACTGATTTTTAA
- a CDS encoding phospho-sugar mutase, whose product MKNIIEKAQMWLSNAFDTKTNKEIQQLLDENNLDDLNDRFYKDLEFGTGGMRGIVGAGSNRINKYTLGKATQGLSNYLYKTFPKKELKVAIGYDCRHDSKWLAKVVADVLSANDINVYLFEDLRPTPELSFAVNYLSCDVGIVLTASHNPPEYNGYKVYWNDGGQIVPPHDSGIINEVNSLNYDAINFSAKEELIHSIGSEIDEAFWISSLENGTFNVKGREDLKIVFTSLHGTSIKLIPEVLKRAGYSQVHIVEEQAEPNGSFPTVESPNPEEPAALKMAMDLATKIDADIVLGTDPDSDRIGVAVKDMEGKVKLLNGNQTMSVMTDFLIKNWQTQNKLNGNQFIGSTIVSTNLVNEIADSYGVETKIGLTGFKWIAKMIKDFPHLDFIGGGEESFGYMVSDFVRDKDAVTSALLACEIASAAKADNSSFYKELLNLYAKHHFYKEHLISIVKKGMDGAEQIKQMMSDLRENPLTEIDGSKVIFVCDYKSSIQKNLLTNEEITLDIPKSNVLIYHTEDGTKVAARPSGTEPKIKFYFSVKSKLDSISKAKITEDDLDAKIQRIINELF is encoded by the coding sequence ATGAAAAATATAATTGAAAAAGCGCAAATGTGGCTTTCAAATGCATTTGACACTAAAACGAATAAAGAAATTCAACAGTTGTTGGATGAAAACAATTTAGACGATTTAAACGATCGTTTTTATAAAGATCTTGAATTTGGAACTGGTGGAATGAGGGGTATTGTAGGTGCAGGATCTAATAGAATTAACAAGTACACATTAGGGAAAGCAACTCAAGGTTTAAGTAATTATTTATACAAAACTTTTCCTAAAAAAGAATTGAAAGTAGCTATTGGTTATGATTGTAGACATGACAGCAAATGGTTAGCTAAAGTTGTTGCAGATGTTTTATCTGCAAATGACATTAATGTATATCTCTTTGAAGATTTACGTCCTACTCCAGAACTATCTTTTGCTGTTAATTACCTTAGTTGTGATGTAGGTATTGTTTTAACTGCCTCTCATAATCCTCCTGAGTATAATGGGTATAAAGTTTATTGGAATGATGGTGGTCAAATTGTACCTCCTCATGATTCTGGCATTATAAATGAAGTAAACTCTTTAAATTATGATGCCATTAATTTTTCAGCTAAAGAAGAATTAATTCATTCTATAGGAAGTGAAATAGATGAAGCCTTTTGGATATCTTCTCTTGAAAATGGTACTTTCAATGTAAAAGGGAGAGAAGATTTAAAGATTGTATTTACCTCTCTACATGGAACATCTATTAAGTTAATTCCTGAAGTTTTAAAAAGAGCTGGATATTCACAAGTTCACATTGTTGAAGAACAAGCTGAACCTAATGGTAGTTTTCCTACTGTTGAGTCTCCTAATCCTGAAGAACCTGCTGCTTTAAAAATGGCTATGGATTTAGCTACAAAAATTGATGCAGATATCGTTTTAGGTACCGACCCAGATTCTGATAGAATTGGAGTGGCTGTTAAAGATATGGAAGGTAAAGTTAAGTTGCTAAATGGAAATCAGACTATGAGTGTTATGACAGATTTCCTTATTAAAAACTGGCAAACTCAAAATAAATTAAATGGAAATCAATTTATAGGTTCAACTATTGTTTCTACTAATTTAGTTAATGAAATAGCTGATAGTTATGGTGTTGAAACCAAAATTGGTTTAACTGGTTTTAAGTGGATTGCTAAGATGATTAAAGATTTCCCTCATTTAGATTTTATAGGTGGCGGAGAAGAAAGTTTTGGTTATATGGTAAGTGACTTTGTTAGAGATAAAGATGCCGTTACCTCTGCCCTACTTGCTTGTGAAATTGCTAGTGCCGCTAAAGCTGATAATAGTTCTTTTTATAAAGAATTATTAAACCTATACGCTAAACATCACTTTTATAAAGAACATCTTATATCTATTGTTAAAAAAGGAATGGATGGAGCTGAACAAATAAAGCAAATGATGTCTGATTTACGTGAAAATCCTTTAACTGAAATTGATGGTTCTAAAGTTATATTTGTTTGTGATTATAAATCTTCTATTCAAAAAAATCTTTTAACTAATGAAGAAATAACATTAGACATCCCTAAATCCAATGTATTAATTTACCATACAGAAGATGGAACAAAAGTAGCAGCTAGACCAAGTGGTACTGAACCTAAAATCAAATTTTATTTTAGTGTCAAATCTAAATTAGATTCAATCTCAAAAGCAAAAATAACGGAAGATGATTTAGACGCTAAAATTCAACGAATTATTAATGAATTATTTTAA
- the clpB gene encoding ATP-dependent chaperone ClpB translates to MNFNNFTIKSQETIQQAQQLAQSLQHNQLENEHLFKALLLVDENVLPFILKKLNVNITVIQQVLDKQIESFSKVSGAELMLSREASKSLTEASVIAKKMKDEYVSIEHLILAIFKSKSSIAQVLKDQGVTEKSLTTAIEELRKGNKVTSQSAEDTYNSLNKYAKNLNQLAQDGKLDPVIGRDEEIRRLLQILSRRTKNNPILVGEPGTGKTAIAEGLAHRIIRGDVPENLKDKQIFSLDMGALIAGAKYKGEFEERLKSVVKEVTTSEGDIVLFIDEIHTLVGAGGGQGAMDAANILKPALARGELRAIGATTLDEYQKYFEKDKALERRFQKVIVDEPDTESAISILRGIKDKYETHHKVRIKDEAIIGAVELSQRYITNRFLPDKAIDLMDEAASKLRMEINSKPEDLDVLDRKIMQLEIEIEAIKRENDSLKLKALNADLANLKEERNEINAKWQSEKNIVDSIQQLKSDIEHFKLEAEKAERNGDYGKVAELRYGKIKEAQEKLDQQQTILAEQKENSLIKEEVTYDDIAEVVAKWTGIPVTKMLQSEKEKLLNLENELHKRVVGQEEAIEAVSDAVRRSRAGLQNPNKPIGSFLFLGTTGVGKTELAKALADYLFDDENAMTRIDMSEYQERHSVSRLVGAPPGYVGYDEGGQLTEAVRRKPYSVVLLDEIEKAHPDTFNILLQVLDEGRLTDNKGRIADFKNTIIIMTSNMGSHIIQEKFENLKNDVETTMELAKTEVLGLLKQSVRPEFLNRIDDIIMFTPLSKNNIKNIVQLQLNNVKKMIEKQNITIDATEEAILYLAKKGYQPEFGARPVKRVIQKELLNTLSKEILSGKVTTDSIILLDAFDEKLVFRNQSELIKKA, encoded by the coding sequence ATGAATTTTAATAATTTTACAATAAAATCACAAGAAACTATACAACAAGCTCAACAGCTTGCACAAAGTTTACAACACAATCAACTTGAAAACGAACATCTATTTAAAGCTTTACTTTTAGTTGATGAAAACGTTTTACCATTTATTTTAAAAAAACTAAATGTAAATATAACAGTAATTCAACAAGTTTTAGATAAACAAATAGAAAGCTTTTCTAAAGTTTCTGGAGCTGAATTAATGCTATCTAGAGAAGCTTCAAAATCACTTACAGAAGCCTCTGTTATTGCTAAAAAAATGAAAGATGAATATGTTTCAATTGAACATTTAATATTAGCAATTTTTAAATCGAAAAGCTCTATAGCACAAGTTTTAAAAGATCAAGGAGTTACTGAAAAGAGTTTAACTACTGCTATAGAAGAGTTACGTAAAGGAAACAAGGTTACTTCACAAAGCGCGGAAGACACTTATAATTCATTAAATAAATACGCTAAAAACCTGAATCAATTAGCGCAAGACGGAAAATTAGACCCTGTTATTGGAAGAGATGAAGAAATTAGGCGTTTACTACAAATATTATCACGTAGAACTAAAAATAATCCTATTCTTGTTGGCGAGCCTGGAACTGGTAAAACGGCTATTGCAGAAGGTTTAGCTCACAGAATTATAAGAGGTGATGTTCCTGAGAACTTAAAAGATAAACAAATATTTTCTTTAGACATGGGAGCACTTATAGCAGGAGCTAAATACAAAGGAGAGTTTGAAGAACGCTTAAAATCTGTTGTAAAAGAAGTTACAACCTCTGAAGGAGATATTGTTTTATTTATTGATGAAATACACACACTTGTGGGTGCTGGTGGTGGTCAAGGAGCAATGGATGCTGCTAATATTTTAAAACCTGCACTTGCTCGTGGTGAATTAAGAGCTATTGGAGCAACTACTTTAGATGAGTATCAAAAGTATTTTGAAAAAGACAAAGCCCTAGAACGACGTTTTCAAAAGGTTATAGTAGATGAACCTGATACAGAAAGTGCTATTTCTATTCTAAGAGGAATTAAAGATAAATATGAAACTCACCACAAAGTTCGTATAAAGGATGAAGCTATTATTGGTGCCGTGGAATTATCTCAACGCTATATAACTAATCGTTTCTTACCAGACAAGGCTATTGATTTAATGGATGAAGCTGCTTCAAAATTACGAATGGAGATTAATTCTAAACCTGAAGATTTAGATGTTCTAGATCGTAAAATAATGCAGTTGGAAATAGAAATAGAAGCCATTAAACGTGAAAATGATAGTTTAAAATTAAAAGCTCTAAATGCAGATTTAGCGAATTTAAAGGAAGAACGTAATGAAATTAATGCAAAATGGCAATCTGAAAAAAATATAGTTGATAGTATTCAACAACTAAAGTCAGATATAGAGCATTTTAAACTAGAAGCTGAAAAAGCCGAGCGTAATGGTGACTATGGTAAAGTTGCTGAACTACGTTATGGTAAAATTAAAGAAGCCCAAGAAAAATTAGATCAACAACAAACTATTTTAGCAGAACAAAAAGAAAACTCCCTAATAAAAGAAGAAGTTACTTATGACGACATTGCTGAGGTAGTAGCTAAATGGACAGGTATCCCTGTTACAAAAATGCTACAGTCTGAGAAAGAAAAACTATTAAATTTAGAAAATGAACTACACAAACGTGTTGTGGGACAAGAAGAAGCCATCGAAGCTGTTTCTGATGCAGTTCGTCGCTCTAGAGCTGGTTTACAAAACCCTAACAAGCCTATTGGTTCTTTTTTGTTTTTAGGAACCACTGGAGTAGGAAAAACAGAACTAGCCAAAGCCCTTGCCGATTATTTATTTGACGATGAAAATGCTATGACTCGTATAGATATGAGTGAATATCAAGAACGTCATTCAGTTAGCAGATTAGTAGGTGCACCTCCAGGGTATGTAGGATATGATGAAGGTGGGCAATTAACGGAGGCAGTTAGAAGAAAACCTTATTCTGTAGTTTTATTAGATGAAATAGAAAAAGCCCATCCTGATACTTTTAATATTTTATTACAGGTATTAGATGAAGGTAGATTAACCGATAATAAAGGTAGAATAGCCGATTTTAAAAATACAATTATAATTATGACTTCAAATATGGGAAGCCATATTATTCAAGAAAAGTTTGAAAACTTGAAAAATGATGTTGAAACCACCATGGAATTAGCTAAAACTGAAGTTCTAGGTTTATTAAAACAAAGTGTTCGCCCCGAGTTTTTAAATAGAATTGATGATATTATTATGTTTACTCCATTATCAAAAAATAATATTAAAAATATTGTTCAATTACAATTAAATAATGTGAAAAAGATGATAGAAAAACAAAATATAACTATTGATGCTACTGAGGAAGCTATCCTATATTTAGCTAAAAAGGGCTATCAACCTGAATTTGGTGCTCGCCCAGTAAAACGTGTTATTCAAAAGGAACTATTAAATACTTTATCCAAAGAAATTTTATCTGGTAAAGTAACTACAGACAGTATTATTTTATTAGATGCTTTTGATGAAAAATTAGTTTTTAGGAATCAATCTGAATTAATTAAGAAAGCATGA
- a CDS encoding glycosyltransferase family 2 protein, translating to MNISVVIPLLNEEESLQELHDWIAKVMQSNQFLYEIIFIDDGSTDKSWEIIQKLSSNNSSVKGIQFQRNYGKSQALDAGFGIAHGSVVITMDADLQDSPDEIPELYNLIIKEDFDLISGWKKKRYDNVLTKNIPSKLFNWAARKTSGLTLHDFNCGLKAYKNEVIKTVKVSGEMHRYIPVLAKNEGFNKIGEKVVQHQARKYGVTKFGIDRFINGFLDLITISFLSKFGKRPMHFFGLFGTLMFLFGFLSAFYIGFMKIYRLSFGIKTILITSNPWFYIALTSMILGTLLFLAGFLGELIIKMSPQQKHYKIKNKLNL from the coding sequence ATGAATATATCGGTAGTAATACCACTTCTTAACGAGGAAGAATCTTTACAAGAATTACATGATTGGATTGCAAAAGTTATGCAGTCCAATCAGTTTTTATACGAAATAATTTTTATTGATGATGGAAGTACTGATAAATCTTGGGAAATAATTCAAAAGCTATCATCTAATAACAGCTCTGTTAAAGGAATTCAATTTCAAAGAAATTATGGAAAGTCGCAAGCATTAGACGCTGGTTTTGGAATAGCTCATGGTTCTGTTGTTATAACTATGGATGCAGATTTACAAGATAGCCCTGATGAAATCCCTGAATTATACAACTTAATAATAAAAGAAGATTTCGATTTAATTTCTGGATGGAAAAAAAAGAGATACGACAATGTATTAACAAAAAACATACCTTCAAAACTTTTTAACTGGGCAGCAAGAAAAACGTCTGGACTTACATTACATGATTTTAATTGTGGATTAAAAGCCTATAAAAACGAAGTAATTAAAACGGTAAAGGTTAGCGGTGAAATGCATCGGTATATACCTGTTTTAGCAAAAAATGAAGGTTTTAACAAAATAGGTGAAAAAGTGGTTCAGCACCAAGCAAGAAAGTATGGTGTTACTAAATTTGGTATTGATAGATTTATTAATGGTTTTTTAGATTTAATAACTATTTCTTTTCTTTCTAAATTTGGAAAAAGACCTATGCATTTTTTTGGTTTGTTTGGAACCTTAATGTTTTTATTTGGTTTTTTATCTGCTTTTTATATTGGTTTTATGAAAATTTACCGTCTATCATTTGGTATTAAAACTATTCTTATTACTAGTAATCCTTGGTTTTATATAGCATTAACTTCTATGATTTTAGGTACACTGTTATTTTTAGCTGGTTTTTTAGGTGAATTAATCATAAAGATGTCTCCGCAACAAAAACATTACAAAATAAAAAATAAGCTAAACTTATAA